From a region of the bacterium genome:
- a CDS encoding PorV/PorQ family protein produces MRTFLVVLLLMLAVSSSFAGTGLAFLEIPVGARESALGGSGVALITGPTSATYNPAVPAFTPRGIALMLTKHFADTRSEFIGFTVHRGRLALSPSYLGTRVSDIEFRDQPSVNPISTFDAVNSAVGAALAFKISDKYSVGVAGRYLYQKIQLEASRGYGLDAGALARDVVPGLTLGAAVQNMGEMSAFVVESPKLPTTVRGGAAYEHALPKIGSVMVTAEAQGIRDNKPLFKGGVEYRAPGYLALRAGYVQGLDAQNISFGLGFYISQFRLDYAFIPFKENLGEGHRFSFAFDI; encoded by the coding sequence ATGAGAACATTCCTTGTAGTCCTGCTGCTGATGCTGGCGGTCTCTTCGAGCTTTGCGGGGACGGGGCTGGCCTTTCTGGAGATCCCGGTGGGAGCACGCGAGAGCGCTCTGGGCGGCAGCGGTGTGGCCCTGATTACCGGGCCGACTTCGGCGACGTACAATCCCGCGGTGCCGGCGTTCACCCCGCGCGGCATAGCCCTGATGCTGACCAAGCATTTCGCGGACACGCGTTCGGAGTTTATTGGCTTCACGGTGCACCGCGGGCGGCTGGCGCTTTCGCCGAGCTATCTCGGCACACGCGTATCCGACATCGAATTCCGGGATCAGCCCAGTGTCAACCCGATTTCGACCTTTGACGCGGTGAATTCGGCGGTGGGCGCGGCGCTGGCTTTCAAGATCAGCGATAAGTATTCGGTCGGTGTGGCCGGACGGTACCTGTATCAGAAGATCCAGCTCGAAGCTTCGCGCGGCTATGGGCTTGATGCCGGCGCGTTGGCGCGGGATGTGGTTCCGGGTTTGACGCTGGGCGCGGCGGTGCAGAATATGGGCGAAATGTCCGCCTTTGTGGTGGAGTCTCCCAAGCTGCCGACCACTGTGCGGGGCGGTGCGGCCTACGAGCATGCGCTGCCGAAGATCGGCTCCGTGATGGTGACGGCGGAAGCGCAGGGTATTCGTGACAACAAGCCGCTGTTCAAGGGCGGTGTGGAATACCGTGCCCCGGGCTATCTGGCGCTGCGCGCCGGCTATGTTCAGGGGCTGGATGCACAGAATATCTCCTTCGGCCTCGGGTTCTACATTTCCCAGTTCCGGCTGGACTACGCCTTTATCCCCTTCAAGGAGAACCTTGGCGAAGGCCACCGCTTCTCCTTCGCCTTCGACATCTGA
- a CDS encoding PorV/PorQ family protein: protein MRKSLFILLLLVLCSAALADTNGGFAGAFGRLGAGARAKALGNAYTGLAEGPSAIYYNPGALSFAKTYEFSATTARMSLDRTLDYLAFTAPLHPKAGPDKQAVNAGVGLGWLHAGVGNIDSRDFDGNPLATIDQSSNLFLFSFGLQFHERFGAGVTAKVIYETFGKIGNDNKSIHGNGFGADVGAFAKPIDHLTVGAQIKNLGAKTTWNTTDYWAQGSTKADKWPFEYRAGAAYERSGITGVVDVESSDKNDTRLHAGLEGAMDITPKQSIAGRIGYDDGAPTFGLGLGFAVWKLRSSLDLTYVLENIAPNNSTQLGWSVRF from the coding sequence ATGCGAAAATCTCTTTTCATACTTCTCCTGCTTGTCCTGTGTTCGGCGGCACTGGCGGACACCAATGGCGGGTTTGCGGGGGCCTTTGGGCGGCTGGGGGCGGGAGCGCGGGCCAAGGCGCTGGGCAATGCCTATACGGGACTGGCGGAAGGGCCGTCGGCGATCTATTACAATCCCGGCGCGCTATCGTTTGCCAAGACGTACGAGTTTTCGGCCACGACCGCGCGGATGTCTCTTGATCGCACGCTGGACTATCTGGCGTTCACGGCGCCGCTGCATCCCAAGGCCGGACCGGACAAGCAGGCGGTAAACGCGGGCGTGGGTCTGGGCTGGCTGCATGCGGGAGTGGGCAACATCGATTCGCGCGACTTCGACGGCAATCCGCTGGCTACGATTGATCAATCGTCGAACCTGTTTCTGTTTTCTTTCGGCCTGCAATTCCACGAGCGCTTCGGCGCGGGTGTAACGGCCAAGGTCATCTACGAGACCTTCGGCAAGATCGGCAACGACAATAAATCGATCCACGGCAACGGATTCGGCGCGGACGTCGGCGCGTTTGCCAAGCCTATCGATCATCTGACCGTGGGCGCGCAGATCAAGAATCTCGGCGCCAAGACCACGTGGAACACCACGGACTATTGGGCGCAGGGTTCCACCAAGGCCGACAAATGGCCATTCGAGTACCGCGCGGGCGCGGCCTATGAGCGCAGCGGAATTACCGGTGTGGTGGACGTGGAGAGCAGCGATAAGAACGATACCCGGCTGCATGCGGGTTTGGAAGGCGCGATGGATATTACGCCCAAACAGAGCATCGCCGGACGTATAGGTTATGACGACGGCGCGCCGACCTTCGGCCTTGGATTGGGCTTTGCCGTGTGGAAACTGCGTTCGTCGCTGGATCTGACCTATGTGCTGGAAAATATCGCGCCGAACAATTCGACCCAGCTTGGCTGGAGCGTGAGATTTTAA
- a CDS encoding nucleotidyltransferase domain-containing protein yields MVDFESIQQVCDQIAREFHPQKIILFGSYAYGTPHDDSDVDLLVVLPEIEGNPIRKAAQILQHVSHRFAIDLLVRTPEVIRQRIEWEDFFLREIMERGTVLYEADTDGPSATPLNSPTEVGEQRTLTSAAEYDLRRRIH; encoded by the coding sequence ATGGTAGATTTCGAGTCGATACAGCAGGTGTGCGACCAGATCGCACGCGAGTTTCATCCGCAGAAGATCATTCTATTCGGGTCGTACGCGTATGGAACGCCGCACGATGATTCGGATGTGGATCTTCTGGTAGTCCTGCCGGAGATCGAGGGCAATCCGATCCGCAAAGCGGCGCAGATCCTCCAGCATGTCTCGCATCGGTTCGCCATCGACTTACTGGTTCGAACACCCGAAGTGATCCGGCAAAGGATCGAGTGGGAAGACTTCTTTCTACGAGAGATCATGGAAAGAGGAACGGTACTTTATGAAGCGGACACGGATGGCCCTTCGGCCACCCCCTTGAATTCCCCCACTGAAGTGGGGGAACAACGAACCCTGACCTCTGCTGCGGAATACGATCTGCGTCGGCGCATTCATTGA
- a CDS encoding M28 family peptidase: protein MLVLLLSGAAWAAAPFDQDNAFYYLEAQCAFGPRNPGSPGHAQCLDFLKRELAFWTDTVITQPFQYKSEDTKETLSLTNIIGRIRPNQRDRVLLCAHWDTRPFADRDPDPAKRKTPIPGADDGASGVAVLLEVARQLKANPAPVGLDIVFFDGEDYGREEVIADYLIGSKHYVKNLLDPPPRFVILLDMIGQRDVRIPQEEYSAKYAKPVVDKIWSAAARVNAAAFVRENGIPVIDDHLPFMEQKIPAVDLIDFNYPYWHTTDDTPEHCSANSLGQVGRTLMDMLAHEEVQP, encoded by the coding sequence GTGTTGGTCCTGTTGTTAAGCGGCGCAGCCTGGGCGGCAGCGCCCTTCGATCAGGACAACGCCTTCTATTATCTTGAGGCGCAGTGCGCCTTCGGGCCGCGCAATCCCGGCTCGCCCGGCCATGCGCAGTGTCTGGATTTTCTGAAGCGCGAACTGGCCTTCTGGACGGATACGGTGATCACACAGCCGTTCCAGTACAAGAGCGAAGACACGAAAGAGACCCTCAGCCTGACGAATATCATCGGGCGGATCCGGCCCAACCAGCGGGACCGGGTGCTGCTGTGCGCGCACTGGGACACGCGGCCCTTTGCCGACCGTGATCCGGATCCGGCCAAGCGCAAGACGCCGATTCCGGGAGCCGATGACGGCGCGTCCGGCGTGGCGGTGCTGCTGGAAGTGGCGCGGCAACTGAAAGCCAATCCGGCTCCGGTGGGGCTGGACATTGTGTTCTTCGACGGCGAAGACTACGGACGGGAAGAGGTGATCGCGGACTATTTGATCGGGTCGAAGCATTACGTGAAGAACCTGCTCGATCCTCCGCCGCGCTTCGTGATACTTCTGGACATGATCGGCCAGCGCGACGTGCGCATCCCGCAAGAAGAGTATTCGGCCAAGTACGCCAAGCCGGTGGTGGACAAGATCTGGAGTGCCGCCGCGCGCGTGAATGCCGCGGCGTTTGTGAGGGAGAACGGCATTCCGGTGATCGACGACCATCTCCCGTTTATGGAACAGAAGATACCCGCCGTGGACCTGATTGATTTCAACTATCCCTACTGGCACACGACCGATGACACTCCCGAGCACTGCTCGGCGAACAGTCTCGGGCAGGTGGGCCGGACGCTGATGGACATGCTGGCGCACGAAGAGGTTCAGCCATGA